TGGATGTACAGAAGAAGTTTGTGTACCTATTTTAGAACGCATTTCTCGATTAAAGTTTAACGAAGATTTCACTGTTGGTTACTCTCCTGAGAGAATTAATCCAGGAGATACTCAACATACCTTCACAAAAATTAAGAAGATTGTTTCTGGTAGCAATGAAGAAACTTTAGATTTAGTTGCTAAAGTTTATGAATCTGTAGTTGAAGCAGGAGTTCATAAAGCTCCAGCCATTAAAGTTGCTGAGTCTGCTAAAGTAGTTGAAAACATTCAACGTGATGTAAACATTGGATTAATGAATGAGCTTTCTCAAATTTTTGGAGTTTTAGACGTTAATACCAAAGATGTACTAGCCGCTGCAGGAACTAAATGGAACTTCCACAATTACTATCCTGGCCTAGTTGGAGGACATTGTATTGGTGTAGATCCATATTATTTAATTGAAAAAGCAAAGGAAAATAGATATACTCCTAAATTATTGGAGCAAGTAAGAGAAGTAAACGAAGGAATGATCAATCATATCGTATTACAACTAGAAAGAAAGTTATACTCTAAAAGATTCTTAAAAAAGAAGACTTCTGTTTTAGTAAAAGGAATCACTTTTAAAGAAAATGTAAACGACATTAGAAACTCAAAAGCAGCAGAATTATGTGTAGAATTAGAAAGAAGAGGTTATAGTGTTGTAGTACAAGATTGTATGGCCAATCCTAAAGAAGTAAAAAGACGTTACGGATTAGAAATGGTAAGCGATACTACTGAAGAATTTGATGCAATCATATTAGCAGTAGATCATGAAGAATATAAAGACTTGGCTTACTATGATCATTTAAAAAACGGTAATACTAACACCCTTATTTTCGATATTAAAGGAAATAAAAAAGAGCGTTTTCCAAAAGATATTTATATGTCTTTATAATTACACAATAACAAAAAATTAGGGCAATGTTGAATTTAGTAAAATATAATAATAATTCTAGAAAGATTCATATTGAGGGATACTCGTTGCTCATTGTGGCTCACGCCAACGAGCTTAAAAATGAGCAGCTAGAATACCTTGACGGATTTATTATTGATACGGAATCAGTAGCTTTTGCTAAAGACATCATTTATCAAATAAGAACCAACAATGATTTGAAAATTGCTTTACTTCCAATATTTGTTAGTGCTATTCATAAGTTACCTAAAAACGTAGAAATTCATACAGATGGACCCGTAGCAATCGACTTAATAGGTTCATATGTTCAACGAATTGCAACCATTTCAAAAAAAATAAATAAGCTTCAAATTCCACAAAAAGCTACTCACGAAGAATTCTTAAACTATAAAGTTTTAGCCTATAGTTACACAAGAAATTTGGTTATTACCCCAATTACCTCAAGACATAGTTTAATAGGATATGAATTTCCATTTATCTCTTTACTTTTTAAAGAGCATGAAATGATATCTTTATTAAAGACTTTTGAAAAGTTAGTACAAGAAAAGCTCCTTTCTTTTACGCTTCAAGATCTTGTACACCTTTGTAAAAGTTGTTCAGGTAGCTACATCAACTTCAGAGAATGTTGTCCGAAATGCGATTCTATTGATATCAAAGCACACGATATGGTTCACCATTTTGTTTGTGCTCATGTTGCTCCTGAAAAAGATTTTAAAATAGATGATGGATTAGAATGTCCTAAATGTGATAAACGTTTACGTCATATAGGAATAGATTACGACAAGCCATCAACTATTTACTCTTGCAATACTTGCAATCATGAATTTCAAAATAGCAGCATGAAAGGTTTATGCATTGATTGCTCAACAGAACATGAGCTAGATGAGCTACTAGAAAAAACTATAGGTAATTACTCATTAACTCAAAAAGGAGAAAATGAAGTTTTAAAACTTCAAAAAAATACAGAAAATAAAGTTTCGGATGCTATTGGAAACCTCAGTTTACCGCTATTTAAAATTCTCTTAAAACAAGAAATTCAACGAATAAAAACAACAGATTGTTCTAGTTATATGGTAACAATTAATGTAAAAAATAAGCGATTGCAACTCCTAAATTCAGATGTTAAAAATGAACTTACCAAGGAAATTCACAACATCATAAAGTCCTACTTAAAAGATGCAGATATGTTAGCTTCAAAAAGTTATGATTGTCATTACTTACTGCTTCCTGAAACAAAGGAGCATCAACTTACTCGATTGAAAAACATTCAGTACAACCTTAATAAATTACTAAGTGACAACATGCAAGAGGCTTGCAATGAAATTGAAATTCATTACGAAAAAATAACCACAGAAAAAGCAATTCATGAATACCTAATCTAATGATATTAAGCATACATAACTTATTACCAGAATACGTTAACTACTGGTTTGTTGTTGGATTCAACAAATTCTTAAGAGTGTTTTGGTATTTTGTTATTTTCGAATTCACCCGCTATATTATAATCGATTATGTAATTGCCTTCATTTTTTCGTTAACTCAAAAAAGTAGAAATCAAAAATTTAAAGAAGCTAGACAAAAACTTTTTACTGAAAACCCTTTTGTTTCTGTAATAATTCCAGGAAAAAATGAAGGAAAACATTTATATAAACTTACCAAATCTCTAGCCGAACAAACCTTTAAGAATTTTGAATTGATTATTGTTGATGATGGTTCAGATGATGACACTCCTATTATTGGTAAAAATCTAGAAAAACTAGGACTTATAGATATGTTTATAAGAAACGAAATGCGTGGTGGAAAAGCTTCTGCCGCCAATTTAGCTTTGCGCTATAGCAAAGGTAAATATATCGTTCATTTAGATGCCGATTGTTCTTTTGATTCAGACGCTATTGAACAAGTATTAATTCCATTTTTCTTAGATGATAAAATAGGTGCTGTTGGCGGCAATGTAAAAGTGCGTAATTATAGAGACAGCCTTTGTGCAAAATTTCAGGCAATTGAATACCTAAAAACAGTTTCTGTTGGTAGAATAGTTACTTCATACCTTGGAATATATAAAATTATTTCAGGAGCCTTTGGTGCCTTTAGAAAAGATGTGATTGATAGTATTGGTGGATGGGATATTGGACCTGGACTAGACGGAGACATTACCGTAAAAATTAGAAAATCTGGTTATAAAATCTACTTTCAACCCAAAGCTATTTGTTTAACGAATGCTCCTTCTAAATTTAAAGTATTAACCAAACAGCGCTTGCGCTGGGACAAATCAATTATTAGATTTAGAGTTCGAAAACACAAAGACGTGTACTTCCCAAATGCAAACTTTAACTGGCTAAATTTCTTTTCTTTAACTGAAAATGTTTTCTATAATGTAGTCTTAGACATTTTATGGTGGATATACATTATTGATATTATAGTGAATTATACAAGTCAGCTAAAATTTGTGATTCCGATGAATTTCACCTTGTATTTTGTCATGTCATATGTACAAATGTTTAGCATGTATATTTTTTCTGAAAGAAGAAAAGAAGAACTATACTTATGGCCATATGTATCATTAATGACTTTATATACCGGGACTTATTTAAGAATCATAAGAACCGTTGCATATTATAAAGAGTTTTTCTTCAAACGTTCTTTTGATGATCCTTGGAATCCGTATAAATCTTCTATACAAGCTAAAAGAGCTGGTTTATAAAAACCAACACTTTACCGACAATAAATTACATTTCAACGAAATAGGCATTAAACAGCTTTACTTTCCTATTAATTTCACTGAAAAAACCAATCCTTCTATAGATTTCCTAAGTGCTATCTGAGGTTTCACAAAAATGTGAATAACAAGTAAAGAAAGTAATCAACCTAAAATCAAACAGTATGAAAACTCCAAAAACAATTCAAAACATAAAGAAAGTTATTATGATAATACAAGCTCTATTTTTCGTTGCGATGATACTTTTGGTATCAAAAATTAAACAAATAAGTTTTAAAAGATTAAAACTAGTTCCTCTAATTTTAATAGGAATATTCTATAACTGTAGTTCTACTTCCGAAAAAGAAATTTCAGATGTTATCGATACTCCAGATACGGTTGTTGAAGAGAAGCCTTTTAAAGTAAATAATAATAGTGGTCAACTTTCAAGTAGAATAACCTACGTTAACAGAACTGCAACCATTACACCGTTAGTTACCGGTATCAATGCAAGAGGTAATTCGGGAGTCAACGGAACACAGGAAATGTATTACTGGGAGCATGTTGCTGAAGTAGCTCCTTTAGTTGTAAGTGGACAAACGTTAAGTGCTACTCATATTACATTAGACGACAATAAAGCATATGTAAGTTATCATAAACAAGGAGATGTACATTTAGGTGCTGTAGAAATTATAGACTTAAACAATGCCAATTTTCCAGAAATTATTACA
The sequence above is a segment of the Tenacibaculum sp. 190130A14a genome. Coding sequences within it:
- a CDS encoding nucleotide sugar dehydrogenase, giving the protein MSTVRKFKKDNLKTNKFPKLAYKKNQLFNNLKSKKENIAVVGLGYVGLPLAVHMAAKFKVIGFDVNSEKIMQLMQHKDPCNELSSAEFENKDIAFTVDENILKDAKFYIVAVPTPINELKKPNLTPLKSATATIAKHLKKGDCVVFESTVFPGCTEEVCVPILERISRLKFNEDFTVGYSPERINPGDTQHTFTKIKKIVSGSNEETLDLVAKVYESVVEAGVHKAPAIKVAESAKVVENIQRDVNIGLMNELSQIFGVLDVNTKDVLAAAGTKWNFHNYYPGLVGGHCIGVDPYYLIEKAKENRYTPKLLEQVREVNEGMINHIVLQLERKLYSKRFLKKKTSVLVKGITFKENVNDIRNSKAAELCVELERRGYSVVVQDCMANPKEVKRRYGLEMVSDTTEEFDAIILAVDHEEYKDLAYYDHLKNGNTNTLIFDIKGNKKERFPKDIYMSL
- a CDS encoding glycosyltransferase, which translates into the protein MILSIHNLLPEYVNYWFVVGFNKFLRVFWYFVIFEFTRYIIIDYVIAFIFSLTQKSRNQKFKEARQKLFTENPFVSVIIPGKNEGKHLYKLTKSLAEQTFKNFELIIVDDGSDDDTPIIGKNLEKLGLIDMFIRNEMRGGKASAANLALRYSKGKYIVHLDADCSFDSDAIEQVLIPFFLDDKIGAVGGNVKVRNYRDSLCAKFQAIEYLKTVSVGRIVTSYLGIYKIISGAFGAFRKDVIDSIGGWDIGPGLDGDITVKIRKSGYKIYFQPKAICLTNAPSKFKVLTKQRLRWDKSIIRFRVRKHKDVYFPNANFNWLNFFSLTENVFYNVVLDILWWIYIIDIIVNYTSQLKFVIPMNFTLYFVMSYVQMFSMYIFSERRKEELYLWPYVSLMTLYTGTYLRIIRTVAYYKEFFFKRSFDDPWNPYKSSIQAKRAGL